In Pseudemcibacter aquimaris, the sequence AAGGAAAAGGCACCACAGCCACCCTTCATTTCCCGCCAGAACGGACAATCAATCTTTTATAATTTCATTACTGGGAAAAACCATAATAGACAGCAAAAACGATCAAACAAATTATAATGCTGACCAGTTTCGCATGCTTCCAAGGTTCTAAATCAACCTTAACCACCTGATTAACGCGTTCCACATATTCTTCCGGCCAAATTTTACTGACAATGTAAACTAGCGTTGATGTAATTAAAAACACTAGCGCCAGAAAATGTAAGAAATGAATTTCATCATTCGTATTAAACATAGATTTTGCAAAATTCTGCACTTCTTCACCAAATGCAAAAACAAACAGATAAAAGATTGCCGGCCCTGTGATCATAGCAATTTTTGCTGCCCGCGCCGTCGCTGTTTTGGTTAAAAATCCAAACAGGATGACCGCAAGCATTGGACCAAAGAATGTCGCATTGATCTTTTGTAGATAATTATAAAGGCTGCCTTCCGTATCAATCATCGGGGCGGCGATCATCGCGGCAATCGCAAGTACGATACTGCATACGCGTCCCGATAAAACCACCTCTTTACCCGAAGCATCCTTATTCATAAAGATCTGATAAATGCCCTGACTGAATAAAGTCGCGGAACTATTCAAAACACTGTTAAACGTGCTTAATACGGCCCCCACCATAACGGCGGCAAAAAATCCCACAAGTGGTTCCGGCAGAACCTCTTTCACCAGCATCGGATAGGCCAGCATTGCATCTTCTTGTCCAATTTCGCTTCGGAACATATAAAATGCAATCACACCCGGAAGAACGATGATAACAGGCCCTAGTATTTTAAACCCTGCCGCTATCAAGACGCCTTTTTGTCCTTCTTTAAGGTTTTTGGCACCAAGTGCGCGCTGAATAATTGATTGGTTCGTGCACCAGAAAAAAATCTGATTAACAATCATACCTGTGAACAGAACACCAATTGGTAAAAAAGAACCCGGCTCATCGCCGGTGATATCAAATTTTTCCGGCACCGCCGTATAAACCGTGTTCCACCCGTTAATCGGATTGCCGTCCCCCACGAACATTAATCCCAATAACGGAATAAGTAACCCTGCGATCAAAAATCCGATACCATTTATCGTATCCGATATGGCAACAGCCTTAAGCCCGCCAAAAATAGCGTATAATGAACCAAGTGACCCAATGGACCATACCATCAGCCAGCGGGCGGTTTGCCTGTCGATACCAAGATTTTCAGATACATTAAAAAGGCTTTCTAGCCCTGCTGCACCAAAAAGCAACACCACCGGTAAAATGGCTACAACATATGAAAATAGAAAGAGTAAAGTTGCAATAACCCGCGTTGATTGATCGAACCGTAATGATAAAAATTCTGGGATCGTCGTTAACCCACGTTGCAAATAGCGCGGCAGAAAATAAAGCGCGGTTAATACCATCGCAAGCGCCGCCGTCGTTTCCCACGCCATAACCGCAATCGTATGCGCAAATGCATCGGCATTTAAACCGATCATATGTTCCGTTGATAAATTCGTCAGAATCAGGGAACCGGCAATCACCCACGCCGTCAAACTACGTCCTGCAAGGAAATAATCATCTGACGAATTCATATGATCATCACGGGTTTTCAAATATGAAATAAGCGCTACAAGCCCCGTAAAGCCAATAAAAGATGTTACTGCCAGCATGTCATTTATTCCTCACCCTTTTTATTTTGTTATTTCATATAAAAGAGCATTAGACAACATCGAATTACTGCGGCAATATACCTGCAAAATTTTCAAGAGTTATAATAATGCACAAAATATTAGTATCCGACGTTGGCGGGACAAACGGTAGATTTGCAATCGCAACCCTTAACGCTGATGGAAAACTGGACAGTATTTCCAACATCGGCGTTTTACAATGTCGTGAATACAAGACATTCTCTTTAATGTTGAAAGATTATCTTTCGACCATCAATGAAACGCCAGCAATCGCTCGTTTCGCCATTGCTGGCGCCATGACCGCAAGACGCGGAAACCTATGGCATTTTAACTGGGAAATTGTTGCAGAAGATCTTGAAAATGAATTTCATTTCGAAAACGTAACATTACTTAATGACTATGAAGCCTTGGTGCATTCAATACCACATTTAAGCAATGATGATTTAAAAACAATCTCACCTGCGACAAGTGGTCTTACCGGCGCACCATTTAGCGTTTTTGGAGTGGGCTCAGGGTTAGGTGGTGCCATTGGTGTACCATCAAAACACGCATTAAACGTTGTACCAACCGAAGTCGGGCATATTTCATTTGCGCCCAAAACAGAAAGACAACAAAAATTACTGACATTTACCAAAAAATCTGTTCCACATGTTTCCATTGAAACATTTATGTCAGGAAATGGCATTTGCAGGATATATGATTTTCTAAATTTTGATCAGCAACTTAATGCGGATGAATTAACCGCCGCGCAAATATCACAAAACGCACAAAATAATAATGATCCGCTTTGCGTAGAAACCATGAATTTATTTTTTGAAATGCTTGCCAGTATTGCCGGTGATATTTCCGTGGCGCAAGGTGCCAAGGGTGGCGTCTTTATTGGTGGCGGCATTATCCCGAAAAACATAGACTTGATCGGTCATGATGATTTTATTGCAAAATTTACCGATAAAGGGCCCATGACCGATTATAATAAACAAATACCTGTTTCGATTATTACGTCGGACATGCCCGCGCTTATCGGTTCAGCGATGGCGCCAAACTGGAATGATTAATGATTAAAATACTAACAACACTCGCCGCATGTTATATATTGCTTTTGTTGTTACTTTATGTTTTTCAAAGAAGTCTTCTTTATCAACCAACAGACATATCACCTCTTGCATTAACACCTGAAAACCCATTCAAGCAATTCGCCATAGAAAGCCATGACGGGTTCGAATTAAAACACTGGCGCTTTCAAGGACGTGAGAATAAGAAAACTATCGTTTTCTTTCATGGTAACGCGGGTAATGCGGCAGACCGTATTATGATGATGCGACGCCCTGCACAAGAAGGGTTTA encodes:
- a CDS encoding solute:sodium symporter family transporter; the encoded protein is MLAVTSFIGFTGLVALISYLKTRDDHMNSSDDYFLAGRSLTAWVIAGSLILTNLSTEHMIGLNADAFAHTIAVMAWETTAALAMVLTALYFLPRYLQRGLTTIPEFLSLRFDQSTRVIATLLFLFSYVVAILPVVLLFGAAGLESLFNVSENLGIDRQTARWLMVWSIGSLGSLYAIFGGLKAVAISDTINGIGFLIAGLLIPLLGLMFVGDGNPINGWNTVYTAVPEKFDITGDEPGSFLPIGVLFTGMIVNQIFFWCTNQSIIQRALGAKNLKEGQKGVLIAAGFKILGPVIIVLPGVIAFYMFRSEIGQEDAMLAYPMLVKEVLPEPLVGFFAAVMVGAVLSTFNSVLNSSATLFSQGIYQIFMNKDASGKEVVLSGRVCSIVLAIAAMIAAPMIDTEGSLYNYLQKINATFFGPMLAVILFGFLTKTATARAAKIAMITGPAIFYLFVFAFGEEVQNFAKSMFNTNDEIHFLHFLALVFLITSTLVYIVSKIWPEEYVERVNQVVKVDLEPWKHAKLVSIIICLIVFAVYYGFSQ
- a CDS encoding glucokinase, whose translation is MHKILVSDVGGTNGRFAIATLNADGKLDSISNIGVLQCREYKTFSLMLKDYLSTINETPAIARFAIAGAMTARRGNLWHFNWEIVAEDLENEFHFENVTLLNDYEALVHSIPHLSNDDLKTISPATSGLTGAPFSVFGVGSGLGGAIGVPSKHALNVVPTEVGHISFAPKTERQQKLLTFTKKSVPHVSIETFMSGNGICRIYDFLNFDQQLNADELTAAQISQNAQNNNDPLCVETMNLFFEMLASIAGDISVAQGAKGGVFIGGGIIPKNIDLIGHDDFIAKFTDKGPMTDYNKQIPVSIITSDMPALIGSAMAPNWND